A stretch of the Capsicum annuum cultivar UCD-10X-F1 chromosome 8, UCD10Xv1.1, whole genome shotgun sequence genome encodes the following:
- the LOC107840368 gene encoding proteasome assembly chaperone 2, with amino-acid sequence MEFYAEEGKNLSSNNSTLVLPALSIGNVGQLAVDLLVASLRAERIGCLDDPNVVPCVGNNAYWPSPPGDLALPLEVYESSPDGLALVQQRSPVVKGMMIEFARNLANFAAVNGKKHVIVLSSMEFGRWQNIDMSSGSQIHYLSSSNSDGTDDHCEKQGWKRLPEYNPTQRMWKHLDDLAQNSASEVEELPFEELGDEDYYASLPYAALFSCFKAKGVKVTCLLCYCSEGDNIPDAFHLADAVSKALGLKPNSSHGNEGGSWTVPFSWKSVYGPPPDMSLF; translated from the exons ATGGAGTTTTATGCTGAAGAAGGAAAGAATTTGAGCTCAAATAACTCCACATTAGTTCTG CCGGCGCTGTCCATAGGGAATGTAGGGCAATTAGCGGTGGATCTTCTAGTAGCTTCTTTAAGAGCGGAGAGAATTGGTTGCTTGGACGATCCAAATGTTGTTCCCTGCGTTGGGAATAATGCCTATTGGCCTTCTCCACCTGGTGATCTGGCTCTTCCTCTTGAAG TATATGAATCATCTCCCGATGGATTGGCTCTTGTACAacagagatcaccagttgttaaG GGCATGATGATTGAATTTGCTAGGAACTTGGCAAATTTTGCTGCGGTCAATGGGAAGAAACACGTTATTGTGCTCTCTAGCATGGAGTTCGGGCGTTGGCAGAACATTGATATGTCAAG TGGATCGCAGATTCATTACCTTTCCAGTTCCAACTCAGATGGAACGGACGATCACTGTGAAAAACAGGGTTGGAAGAGATTGCCAGAGTATAATCCTACACAGAGAATGTGGAAGCATTTAGACGATTTAGCCCAAAATAGTGCCTCAGAGGTAGAGGAATTGCCTTTTGAAGAGCTGGGAGATGAGGATTACTATGCCAGTTTGCCTTATGCTGCATTGTTCTCTTGTTTTAAG GCCAAAGGTGTGAAGGTCACTTGTCTACTCTGTTATTGCTCGGAGGGGGACAACATTCCCGATGCTTTCCATTTGGCTGATGCAGTATCAAAAGCTCTAGGGCTTAAACCTAATAGTTCTCACG GTAATGAAGGTGGAAGCTGGACTGTGCCGTTCTCGTGGAAGAGTGTGTATGGTCCTCCACCAGATATGTCTCTTTTCTAG